A window of the Danio aesculapii chromosome 10, fDanAes4.1, whole genome shotgun sequence genome harbors these coding sequences:
- the LOC130236563 gene encoding solute carrier family 46 member 3 — protein sequence MARVSLIEPAVGLYAFAMFMFYPLLQQYVYRRLWFELSGFIYTSESLSHCSSNHSYITLHQAVQKETSLFLLQSELCFLVPSLISALLLVSYSDYCGRKVAIVPPLVGDALHVLSYVLVSRFSFSLKYLLASSFMSGLMGGPPTLIGGCFAYVADLCGEDPEGQKTVRMARLDMILGVLTGLASLCTGFFIEAAGFTWPFLTAFFLHLINLLYVLVVLKESLVLPNSAVSTSSPSASETPRLRQTQALTTRLQGVYLLFAASKRRRNVVLFLMLAAFAFFKLALQGGWSIFILYELNTPLCWSEVFVGYGSALSTAIYLVSFAGVALLSRCLPDAYIILLGLMSVAAGLIMAAFAKTTLLMFLVRLPLLLSIMPTPVLRSMMSKIVSGSEQGAMFACVAFMEMLSVGISFTVFNSIYAATLSWFSGFSFLLAAGLTVIPSALICVILCLRLDVYEESIKLTESMENHTEILEMPQ from the exons ATGGCTCGTGTGTCTCTGATTGAACCAGCGGTTGGCCTGTATGCATTTGCCATGTTTATGTTCTACCCTCTGCTGCAGCAATATGTATACCGTCGGCTGTGGTTTGAATTGAGTGGCTTCATCTATACTTCTGAGAGTCTCTCTCACTGCTCCAGCAACCACAGCTACATCACCTTACACCAG GCAGTCCAGAAGGAGACGTCTCTATTCCTCCTCCAGAGTGAACTTTGCTTCCTCGTTCCCAGTCTCATATCCGCATTACTCCTGGTTTCATACAGTGATTACTGTGGCCGTAAAGTTGCCATTGTTCCTCCTCTGGTGGGCGACGCTCTGCACGTCCTGAGCTACGTCTTGGTCAGTAGATTCTCCTTTAGCCTCAAATACCTGCTCGCCTCCTCCTTCATGTCAGGCCTGATGGGCGGACCTCCCACTTTGATCGGCGGATGTTTTGCATATGTCGCTGACCTCTGTGGGGAAGATCCAGAAGGTCAGAAGACAGTCCGAATGGCTCGGCTGGACATGATTTTAGGTGTTTTGACTGGCTTAGCTTCTCTCTGCACTGGATTTTTCATTGAAGCGGCTGGGTTCACCTGGCCTTTCCTCACCGCCTTCTTTCTGCATTTGATAAACCTGCTGTATGTGTTGGTGGTCCTGAAGGAGTCCTTGGTTCTTCCGAATTCTGCTGTTTCTACATCAAGCCCTTCAGCTTCTGAAACCCCTCGACTGCGGCAGACTCAGGCTCTTACCACTCGACTGCAGGGTGTCTATTTGCTGTTTGCAGCCTCCAAACGGAGAAGGAACGTAGTGCTGTTTCTTATGCTGGCTGCGTTTGCCTTTTTCAAG TTAGCCCTGCAGGGTGGCTGGTCAATCTTCATCTTGTATGAGCTGAACACTCCTCTCTGCTGGAGTGAGGTGTTTGTGGGTTACGGCTCGGCTCTTTCCACTGCCATCTATCTGGTGAGTTTTGCTGGAGTGGCGCTGCTGTCCCGATGTCTGCCTGACGCCTACATCATCCTGCTGGGCCTGATGTCTGTGGCAGCCGGCCTCATCATGGCTGCCTTCGCAAAGACCACCCTGCTTATGTTCCTGG TGCGGTTGCCATTGCTGCTGTCCATCATGCCCACTCCTGTCTTACGGTCCATGATGTCCAAAATAGTGTCTGGATCCGAGCAAG gtGCCATGTTTGCGTGCGTAGCCTTTATGGAGATGTTGAGTGTTGGAATTTCATTTACGGTATTCAATAGTATCTACGCAGCTACACTCTCCTGGTTTTCTGGGTTTAGTTTCTTGCTGGCTGCAGGACTCACTGTTATTCCATCTGCCCTCATATG TGTTATACTTTGTCTCCGTCTGGATGTGTATGAGGAATCCATCAAACTGACAGAGAGCATGGAAAACCACACAGAAATCTTGGAGATGCCACAATAA